A single genomic interval of Acidobacteriota bacterium harbors:
- a CDS encoding HEAT repeat domain-containing protein, producing the protein MTDNDWYVRGIATRALGTYSDKSIADLLVQLVEDAHWFVKMEAIEGLILKQDSTLAKKIEPLLQSEDWYLRAKAAQSLGILKDVEAVPTLIQLLKDNEPQVRKMAAQALGHLNASQSVEELRNLLKDEEPDVQLKAAIALSRLGDKSSIAFIREKASDDDADWQYAAALYRLGNKDSLEPVIKVLKSPFVDARIAAFHTLLEFADSNALKPLLEYAKSPVESDTKSFENAIELKLNLAKSLNRFESEKTQETFLELLNDDAPQIRLVTVESLGLWAKTVASEDQKFFALSALINLLKKEKSPKIIASINQSLITFDPHKTEDLLLNATETNGKLGESIISALATIGITPETVAKRLASGDSQTKILAAEHLIKFGDPKALEPLINTLTTTTEIKVKIKAAEILGRARDRRAIDPLILATNDKEIELRLAAIQALGAIGDPQATDALLTAANDTNPRVHQASLDALTNLGISVDRLSQDLTNPNWQTRQAALTTMGKLADTKALPIAVNALKDADYHVRAEAAQVLGLLKDAQAIDPLLGSLNDQNLEVRLQAITALGHLKDARALNKLTGLLNDKDARINLAAAESLARMQDPKATQVLIDSLSSPDWRTRSRAAQVLARVSVEGGGTSALVEPLAEALKDKDTLVRYFAAEGLTALGAKAVPALINILWSPKESERVRAARMLARIGKPSVEPLIGLLIDRDTSSESKIAVINTLGIIADEKAIKPLSLLLRDQNPTIRQQAAMALGMLGQKAANSILEMANSPTALIREAAAEALGGIKTPGAVEKLILLINDSNPNVRLAAVRSLGSTESEKAVLPLIELLKGDNSPLRSQAADSLGRLGEVAVNQLVGLLKDFNTSTRSLAANALGEIGSKGAVNSLIEIVKTDNTSARGDAIEALGKIGDPRAVDALLPLSQNNSVSLRKKTISALSKINDRRVIPSLLTALRDQYEDIRQIASIGLGVVGNKDVIADLEKVAQTDQNSDVRDAAINAIEQIKNQERIRQGDKIKK; encoded by the coding sequence TTGACTGATAATGATTGGTATGTTCGAGGCATCGCTACCCGGGCGCTTGGAACCTATTCCGATAAATCCATTGCTGATTTACTCGTTCAATTAGTGGAAGATGCGCATTGGTTCGTAAAAATGGAAGCCATTGAGGGACTCATTCTAAAACAAGATTCAACCTTAGCCAAAAAAATAGAACCGCTTCTGCAATCTGAGGACTGGTATTTGCGGGCAAAAGCTGCTCAGTCGCTCGGAATCCTGAAAGATGTAGAAGCCGTGCCAACATTAATTCAATTACTTAAAGATAACGAGCCACAAGTGCGAAAAATGGCAGCTCAGGCATTAGGTCATTTAAATGCCTCTCAGTCTGTCGAAGAACTGCGAAATTTATTGAAGGACGAAGAGCCTGATGTTCAATTAAAGGCAGCAATCGCTCTCAGCCGGTTGGGGGATAAATCCTCTATTGCATTTATCAGGGAAAAGGCAAGTGACGATGATGCCGATTGGCAGTACGCTGCGGCGCTTTACAGGTTGGGAAATAAAGATAGTTTGGAACCTGTCATCAAAGTCTTGAAATCACCATTTGTTGATGCCCGGATTGCCGCCTTTCATACCTTGTTGGAATTTGCCGACAGTAATGCTTTAAAACCACTGTTGGAGTACGCTAAATCTCCGGTGGAAAGCGATACTAAATCTTTTGAAAACGCGATTGAACTAAAGCTAAATCTGGCTAAATCGCTAAATAGATTTGAGAGTGAGAAGACGCAAGAAACATTTTTGGAATTATTGAATGATGATGCACCGCAGATTCGACTGGTTACCGTTGAATCGCTTGGCTTGTGGGCAAAAACCGTTGCCTCTGAGGATCAGAAATTCTTTGCATTAAGTGCGCTAATCAATTTATTAAAAAAAGAGAAATCCCCCAAAATTATCGCCAGCATCAATCAGAGCCTGATTACTTTTGATCCACACAAAACCGAAGATCTACTGCTTAATGCCACGGAAACCAATGGTAAATTAGGCGAAAGCATAATCAGCGCGCTCGCTACTATCGGAATAACCCCGGAAACCGTAGCCAAACGATTGGCGAGTGGTGACAGCCAAACCAAAATTCTTGCGGCTGAACACCTCATCAAATTTGGTGACCCCAAGGCGCTCGAACCCTTGATTAACACCCTAACCACTACAACGGAAATCAAGGTTAAAATTAAAGCCGCAGAAATTTTAGGAAGAGCCAGAGACCGGCGAGCGATTGACCCATTAATCCTTGCCACCAATGATAAAGAAATCGAGTTGCGACTTGCAGCGATTCAGGCGCTTGGAGCAATCGGTGACCCGCAGGCTACCGATGCCCTTTTGACTGCGGCTAATGATACCAATCCACGGGTTCATCAAGCGTCGCTCGACGCATTAACCAATCTTGGAATTTCGGTTGACCGATTAAGTCAGGATTTAACCAATCCAAACTGGCAAACCCGGCAGGCTGCTTTGACTACGATGGGTAAACTGGCGGATACCAAAGCTCTGCCCATAGCCGTCAATGCCTTAAAAGATGCCGATTACCATGTGCGGGCTGAAGCTGCTCAGGTCTTGGGACTTTTAAAAGATGCACAGGCTATTGACCCCCTATTAGGAAGTCTAAACGATCAAAATCTGGAAGTTCGCCTACAGGCGATTACTGCCCTCGGCCATTTGAAAGATGCAAGGGCTTTAAACAAGTTAACCGGTTTACTTAATGACAAAGATGCGAGAATCAATCTAGCTGCGGCTGAATCGTTGGCGCGCATGCAAGACCCCAAAGCAACTCAGGTGCTGATTGATTCGCTAAGCAGCCCGGATTGGCGAACCCGGTCAAGAGCCGCACAGGTCTTAGCCAGAGTATCGGTTGAAGGCGGCGGCACCAGTGCATTGGTCGAACCCCTCGCCGAAGCCTTAAAAGATAAAGATACTCTGGTGCGATATTTTGCCGCTGAAGGGTTGACCGCACTGGGCGCTAAAGCAGTTCCCGCATTAATTAATATTTTATGGTCGCCAAAGGAAAGCGAAAGAGTTCGGGCTGCTCGAATGCTTGCGAGAATCGGAAAGCCTTCGGTCGAACCCTTGATTGGTCTGTTGATTGATCGCGATACTTCATCGGAATCTAAAATTGCCGTAATCAATACGCTTGGAATTATCGCCGATGAAAAAGCGATTAAGCCGCTCTCACTTTTATTGCGCGATCAAAATCCAACGATTCGACAACAAGCCGCAATGGCGCTCGGAATGTTAGGGCAAAAGGCAGCGAATTCAATTTTAGAGATGGCGAATTCGCCAACCGCTTTGATTCGAGAAGCCGCCGCCGAAGCTCTCGGTGGAATAAAAACGCCGGGTGCTGTCGAAAAGCTGATTTTATTGATAAACGATTCAAACCCGAACGTTCGTTTAGCTGCCGTGCGATCACTCGGCAGCACCGAAAGTGAAAAAGCGGTTTTACCTTTAATTGAATTATTGAAAGGTGACAATTCGCCTTTACGTAGTCAGGCTGCCGATTCGTTGGGACGATTGGGAGAAGTTGCAGTTAATCAATTGGTCGGCTTGCTCAAAGACTTTAATACCTCAACGCGTTCGCTTGCGGCAAACGCGCTCGGAGAAATCGGGTCAAAGGGGGCGGTCAATTCACTGATTGAGATTGTAAAAACCGATAACACTTCGGCAAGAGGTGATGCCATCGAGGCATTGGGAAAAATCGGTGACCCAAGAGCCGTCGATGCTTTATTGCCTTTATCGCAAAACAATTCCGTCTCGCTCAGGAAAAAAACGATTTCCGCCTTATCGAAAATAAATGATCGACGGGTTATTCCTTCATTATTGACGGCGCTTCGCGATCAATATGAAGACATCCGGCAAATTGCGTCTATAGGTTTGGGGGTTGTGGGTAACAAGGATGTGATAGCGGATTTGGAAAAAGTCGCTCAAACAGATCAAAATTCAGATGTAAGAGATGCAGCAATTAATGCAATCGAGCAAATTAAAAATCAGGAGCGGATTCGACAAGGCGATAAAATAAAAAAATGA
- the recA gene encoding recombinase RecA, producing MADERTERLKAIDAAIAGVEKQFGKGSIMRLGEKFIDDVAAISSTCLSLDAALGVGGMPRGRIIEIYGPESGGKTTLALHVVAEAQKQGGIAAYVDAEHALDAVYAGKLGVDIDNLFVSQPDSGEQALEIAEALVRSNGIDVLVVDSVAALVPRAELDGDMGDSHMGLQARLMSQALRKLTGVVNRSKTCLIFINQVRDKIGVMFGSPETTTGGRALKFYASIRLDIRRIAAIKDGENVVGNRTRVKVVKNKVAPPFKEVEFDIMYGEGISREGDLLDLAVNNKIVEKSGAWFSFQGERLGQGRENVKNLLKNDKDMASRIEVEVRKTIGLVKNNGVIEAEEISTPAPTGRKASARD from the coding sequence ATGGCAGATGAAAGAACTGAACGATTGAAGGCTATTGATGCGGCGATAGCCGGAGTCGAAAAACAATTTGGCAAAGGCTCAATCATGCGGTTGGGCGAAAAATTTATTGATGATGTGGCAGCCATATCCTCAACCTGCTTGAGCCTTGATGCGGCTTTAGGTGTGGGAGGAATGCCCCGCGGGCGTATCATTGAGATTTACGGGCCGGAATCGGGTGGTAAAACCACTCTCGCGCTACACGTTGTCGCAGAAGCCCAAAAACAGGGCGGAATTGCCGCCTATGTGGACGCCGAACATGCTCTGGATGCGGTTTATGCCGGGAAATTGGGCGTGGATATTGATAACCTCTTTGTCTCCCAACCCGATTCCGGCGAACAGGCACTGGAAATCGCTGAAGCCCTGGTGCGCTCCAACGGCATTGATGTGCTGGTAGTTGACTCCGTTGCGGCTTTGGTTCCGAGAGCCGAACTGGATGGGGATATGGGCGATTCTCACATGGGCTTACAGGCTCGCCTGATGTCACAGGCTTTGAGAAAGCTGACAGGCGTAGTCAACCGGTCAAAAACCTGTTTGATTTTCATCAACCAGGTTCGTGATAAAATCGGTGTCATGTTTGGCTCTCCCGAAACCACTACAGGCGGACGAGCACTGAAATTTTATGCTTCTATTCGTCTGGATATTCGCCGCATTGCCGCCATTAAAGATGGAGAAAATGTGGTCGGCAATCGCACTCGCGTCAAGGTTGTAAAAAATAAGGTTGCACCGCCATTCAAAGAAGTTGAATTTGACATCATGTACGGCGAAGGCATCTCTCGCGAAGGTGACCTGTTGGATTTAGCCGTGAACAACAAAATTGTTGAAAAGAGTGGTGCCTGGTTTAGCTTTCAAGGCGAACGACTTGGACAAGGACGTGAGAATGTCAAGAATTTGTTAAAAAATGATAAGGATATGGCTTCACGCATCGAAGTGGAAGTTCGCAAAACTATCGGCTTGGTTAAAAATAACGGCGTCATTGAAGCAGAGGAAATTTCAACGCCTGCGCCAACCGGAAGAAAAGCCTCAGCCAGAGATTAA
- the dnaG gene encoding DNA primase, which yields MRFPRGFADDVKNQADIVRIVSDYVSLKKRGANYIACCPFHSEKTPSFSVHAGKGIFKCFGCGAGGGVFEFVMQIEGCAFPEALRIIAQKSGIPIPVVDETEDFKKAEHNREIVLRLNELATQFFIYNLQEEKIGETARQYVDSRGIQPETGKLFRLGYAPDNWDGLINYFREQGITTDEIDLSGLAVVKDSGGFYDRFRNRLMFPIVDSQGRVIAFGGRVMGEGEPKYLNSPETAVYTKGRHLYGLSFAKNEIRNRGFAILVEGYLDCLIPYQEGVHNIVASLGTALTDGQVRLLRRYMDKPQIIVNFDADSAGQAATMRSIEMLMTEGFKINILQLPAGKDPDEFVRTHGVEAFVELFKNTQPYIDYVVEKSISEVDITRPIGKVEAINRILPHLARMPDKVVRADYAEQIANRLKVDSRVIRDEMKRVAVNRQPSLDPKRVRASQDMTPAERQLLELMLANNELRSAMVETIVEEDINELASAALFIAIIHLEKQKVEPDFSNLSELLDSDIDRERLPGLMISDLAWVGGNDFDTLIKKATEALSSLRRKRFEKRLETIQIEIGQANTSSDFERLNQLMIEKTEIKKKILALSYL from the coding sequence ATGCGTTTTCCGCGTGGTTTTGCAGATGATGTTAAAAATCAAGCCGATATCGTTCGCATCGTTTCGGATTATGTCTCTTTAAAGAAACGCGGTGCGAATTATATCGCCTGCTGCCCTTTTCATTCTGAAAAAACCCCTTCATTTTCTGTTCATGCCGGTAAAGGCATTTTCAAATGTTTCGGCTGTGGAGCCGGTGGCGGAGTCTTTGAATTTGTCATGCAAATCGAAGGGTGCGCCTTTCCTGAAGCTTTACGCATCATCGCACAAAAAAGCGGTATCCCGATTCCGGTTGTTGATGAGACCGAAGATTTCAAAAAAGCCGAACATAATCGTGAAATCGTTCTCAGATTAAATGAATTAGCCACGCAATTTTTTATATACAATCTCCAGGAAGAAAAAATCGGCGAAACTGCCCGTCAATATGTTGACTCAAGGGGAATCCAACCTGAAACCGGCAAACTATTTCGCCTCGGATATGCGCCGGATAACTGGGATGGGTTGATCAACTATTTTCGCGAACAGGGCATCACTACCGATGAAATTGATTTAAGCGGCTTGGCAGTTGTCAAAGATTCAGGCGGTTTTTATGACCGCTTTCGCAATCGTTTGATGTTTCCAATCGTTGATTCGCAAGGGCGCGTGATTGCCTTTGGTGGCAGAGTGATGGGCGAAGGTGAACCCAAATATTTAAACTCGCCGGAAACTGCGGTTTACACCAAAGGGCGTCACCTTTACGGTCTTTCGTTTGCCAAAAATGAAATTCGCAATCGAGGTTTTGCCATATTGGTTGAAGGTTATTTGGATTGCCTGATTCCCTATCAGGAAGGGGTGCATAATATCGTTGCCAGCCTCGGTACAGCCTTAACCGATGGTCAGGTCAGGTTGCTCAGACGCTATATGGACAAACCGCAAATCATCGTCAATTTCGATGCCGATTCTGCCGGTCAAGCCGCCACCATGCGGTCAATCGAAATGCTGATGACCGAGGGTTTCAAAATCAATATTCTGCAATTGCCAGCCGGAAAGGACCCGGATGAATTCGTAAGAACGCATGGCGTAGAGGCTTTCGTTGAATTATTCAAAAATACCCAACCCTATATTGACTATGTGGTAGAAAAATCCATCAGCGAAGTGGATATAACGCGACCGATTGGTAAAGTCGAAGCCATCAATCGTATTTTGCCGCACCTTGCGCGAATGCCCGATAAAGTGGTTCGGGCAGATTATGCCGAACAAATCGCCAACCGATTAAAAGTTGATAGTCGTGTGATTCGTGACGAGATGAAGCGGGTTGCGGTCAACCGACAACCATCATTAGACCCGAAACGGGTTCGCGCCTCTCAGGATATGACTCCGGCTGAACGCCAATTGCTCGAGTTGATGCTCGCCAATAATGAACTACGAAGCGCGATGGTTGAAACCATCGTCGAGGAAGACATTAACGAGTTGGCATCTGCGGCGTTATTCATCGCCATCATTCATCTTGAAAAGCAGAAGGTTGAGCCGGATTTTTCCAACCTCAGCGAATTGCTGGATTCCGATATTGATCGGGAACGATTGCCGGGTTTAATGATCAGTGATTTAGCCTGGGTAGGGGGGAATGATTTTGATACCTTGATAAAAAAAGCCACCGAGGCGTTATCTTCGCTTAGAAGAAAACGTTTTGAAAAACGCTTGGAGACCATTCAAATCGAAATCGGGCAAGCTAATACTTCATCAGATTTCGAGCGGTTAAATCAGTTGATGATTGAAAAAACTGAAATAAAGAAAAAAATTTTGGCGCTTTCTTATTTATAA
- the rpoD gene encoding RNA polymerase sigma factor RpoD: MSEANEKYSDEVEKLLELGKEKEFLTLDDINRLLPINISSADDIEAIFDALGAEGISISDTEEKFIEVVSKERVPVEEKLDEPVEEDLDLSPGSADAANDPVRLYMREMASVPLLTREEEVEISKRIERGRHRSLKATSRLPICVRELIKVGEKLQSGELNIKELVEDSPEETVTEETAERMVEESRARMLAAMAELKLGLDNFIQLNSAYNEEPKKSQNLPTWRYRLARARISMSRKARTLESSLQIHEDLIEIVQHCSRQVIESKAEIEKAQRALDKRKWNEDERELKRDLREAERKLAELENGWHVSAFEIERSLKQIRIGEQESYFAKRQLIEANLRLVVSIARKYINRGLQFLDLIQEGNLGLMKAVDKFEWRRGYKFSTYATWWIRQAITRAIADQGRTIRIPVHMIETINKMVRTSRALVQELGREASAEEIAERMDLPVDKVRQVMKVAQEPISLETPVGDEDDTHLGDFIEDKVIANPAEAVMSSTLREVTDEVLKSLTPREEKVIKMRFGLGPNGDEHTLEEVGQHFAVTRERIRQIEVKALRKLRHPSRARKLRAFFDGEPQDPNELTEL, translated from the coding sequence TTGTCCGAAGCAAATGAAAAATATTCTGACGAAGTAGAAAAACTCCTTGAACTGGGCAAGGAAAAGGAGTTTCTCACTTTGGACGATATTAATCGTTTACTGCCGATTAACATCAGTTCAGCCGATGACATCGAGGCGATATTTGACGCCCTCGGTGCCGAAGGAATTTCCATTTCCGATACTGAAGAAAAATTCATTGAGGTCGTTTCCAAAGAGCGCGTCCCGGTCGAAGAAAAACTGGATGAACCGGTTGAAGAAGATTTGGATTTGTCTCCCGGTTCAGCAGACGCTGCCAACGACCCGGTTCGATTGTATATGCGAGAAATGGCATCTGTCCCTCTGCTTACTCGTGAGGAAGAGGTCGAAATATCCAAACGCATCGAACGGGGTCGGCATCGCTCATTAAAAGCAACTTCGCGATTGCCGATTTGCGTGAGAGAGTTAATCAAGGTCGGGGAAAAACTGCAAAGTGGCGAATTGAATATCAAAGAATTGGTTGAAGACTCCCCGGAAGAAACGGTTACCGAAGAAACCGCCGAACGGATGGTCGAGGAATCGCGCGCCCGAATGCTTGCAGCGATGGCGGAATTAAAACTGGGGTTGGATAACTTTATTCAACTGAATTCCGCCTACAACGAAGAACCGAAAAAATCGCAAAATCTCCCGACTTGGCGTTATCGATTAGCCCGGGCACGGATTTCCATGAGCCGTAAGGCGCGTACCTTGGAGAGTTCTCTGCAAATCCATGAAGATTTAATTGAAATTGTTCAACACTGTTCAAGGCAGGTTATCGAATCGAAAGCGGAAATCGAAAAAGCTCAGCGAGCACTTGATAAACGAAAGTGGAATGAGGATGAACGCGAATTAAAGCGCGATCTACGCGAAGCTGAAAGAAAGTTAGCCGAATTAGAAAATGGTTGGCACGTCAGCGCTTTTGAAATCGAACGCTCGTTAAAACAAATCCGCATCGGTGAACAGGAATCTTATTTTGCCAAGCGTCAATTGATCGAGGCGAATCTCAGGTTGGTGGTTTCCATTGCGCGAAAATATATCAACCGGGGATTGCAGTTTCTCGACCTGATTCAAGAAGGCAATCTTGGCTTGATGAAAGCCGTCGATAAATTTGAATGGCGACGGGGTTATAAATTTTCGACTTATGCGACGTGGTGGATTCGCCAAGCCATCACCCGCGCCATTGCCGATCAGGGGCGAACCATTCGTATCCCGGTTCATATGATTGAAACCATCAATAAAATGGTGCGCACTTCGCGTGCCCTCGTTCAAGAATTGGGACGCGAAGCCTCTGCCGAAGAGATTGCCGAAAGAATGGATTTGCCGGTTGATAAGGTTCGACAGGTCATGAAAGTGGCTCAGGAACCTATCTCGCTTGAAACGCCTGTGGGTGATGAAGACGATACGCATCTCGGCGATTTTATCGAAGATAAGGTCATCGCCAATCCTGCTGAAGCGGTTATGAGTTCAACTTTGCGGGAGGTGACCGATGAGGTTTTGAAATCCCTCACACCGCGTGAAGAAAAAGTGATTAAAATGCGGTTCGGTTTGGGACCGAACGGGGATGAACATACACTTGAAGAAGTTGGGCAACATTTCGCGGTTACCCGTGAACGCATCAGACAAATTGAAGTCAAAGCATTAAGAAAGTTGCGGCATCCTTCGCGCGCTCGGAAACTGAGAGCCTTTTTTGACGGCGAACCGCAAGACCCCAATGAGCTAACCGAACTTTAA